ATGTATTTCAGGCAGCTCGTCCCGCTTGATGGGGGCGTTCTGAAACCGGCGGACGGTGAACGGTACGGGGGAGGCGTTGTCGAATACAGGGTCAACGAGGAGTCGGACACCGTCAATGTCAAGGATGGTGGAAGAATGTCCGAGCCAGACCACCTGCAGGTCTGCCGGAGAGGTGTTGAAATCACTCGCCGTAATGGGGTGCACGGTCAGCGGCTGTGGAGGTCTGTTGCTGGTCATGAAAAACCGCACCGTTGTTGCGAGCATATTGCTATCCATTTTCAGAGAGACCGGCATGGCGTTGATGAACATTTCGTCGCGGTAATTGTCAGAGCTTCGGTACATACTTCTTTGATCCTCTGCAGGAGATTGGCCCATGGCCGCGTATGCGGCAAGACCGACGACGACACTGAGAAGTGTCGCCGTCGTCAATATTATCAGACAGAATTTTTTCATGTCGGCCTACTGTTCAGCCATTTCCCGTTTGGATTTATACGACTCCTGCAACGAACAGAGGCACGGTACGACCACCAGAGTCAGGATGGTGGCGATGCCGAGGCCGAAGATGACGGCCACGGCCATGGGTCCCCACCATTGTGAGCTTTCACTGCCCATGTCCAGACGGAAGTTGATGAAGTCAAAGCTGACGCCTGTTGCCATGGGTACCAACCCCAGCACCGTGGTGATGGCGGTGAGCAGCACCGGACGGAAGCGGGTCAGTCCGGCCTCGATGATGGCATCACGGGCTTCCACGCCGCGCATTTTCAATTGTTCGTAATAGTCGATGAGTACGATGGCATTGTTGACCACTACGCCCGCGAGACTGAGCACACCGACGCCGGTCATGATGACTCCGAAGGCCGTTCCAGTCACGAGCAGGCCGACCATGACGCCTCCGAGCGATAGGATGACCGCAGTCAGGATGATGAACGGCGTTGAGATGGAGTTGAACTGGGTGACCAATACAATGAAGATCAGGAACAGGGCCGCGGTAAATGCGGTTTCCAGAAATGTGGAAGCCTTGCGCTGTTCTTCCTGCTCGCCGGTGAACTGATAGCTGTAGCCGCGCGGGAATTCGAATTTTGCCAGTCGGGTTTCGATATCCGCAATGACTTCCTCGGCCAGCCGTCCGGAGACATCGGCGGACAGGGTGACGACACGCTTCTGGTCGATGCGGTTGATGCCGCCCAGACCACCGCCCAAGGTCACCGTGCATAAGCTGGTGATAGGGATGGGTTCGCCGTTGGGACCGGACACCGTGATTCGTTTGATGTCCTCAAGGGAATCCCGGTCCTTCTTGGGCAGGCGTGCCACGATGTCATATTCGTCTTTGCCTTCCCGGTAGACGCCGACCTTCAAGCCGTTGATAGCGGTCTTGACAGCCTGCGAGATGGTATAGGCGTCCAGACCGAGCAGCGCTGCTTTTTCCTTGTCTACATCCACACGGATTTCAGGTTTTGCAGCTACATAGTTGTCCTTGAGGTCAACCATGCCGGGCACATCTCGGATGGCGTGCTTGATGGCTCCGGCCAGTGCGCCGAGTTTGCGCAGGTCGGTCCCGTATATTTCGAGATTGACGGGGTCGCCGGTGGGCGGGCCCATCTTTTCGGACTCAGCTTGAATTTCGACGCCACGGATGGCGGCTTGAAGCTTGTCTCGGATTTCATTCGTGACTTCCGACGAAGGTCTTGAACGGTCCTGAATATCCACGAAGTCGAGTTTGACCAGACTGTAGTGCGTGCCGATTTCATCAGAAGAACCGGATTCACCCGTGTTGGCAATTATGTATTCGATATCGTTGTAATCTTTTGCGATATCTTCAACGACTCGTACGATCGCATCTGATGCGTCGAGGTTGGTGCCAACGGGCGCCTTGATCTTGACGTCCGTCCGTTGAGGTTCGGTATCCGGCAGGAATTCTACTCCCTTGCCAAAAGCTCCGAAGGCCATCACGGATGCCACAAGGAAGCCGAAGGACAGGCCGAGGACAGTGAGCCTATGGTCCAGTGACCACTCCAATATGGGACGGTACAGGTCTTTGAACCGCTCCATCATGCGGTCGATGGCACTTGGCTTGACGTTGTCGCCGGTCTTGGGGATGCCTTGGAATTTGGCGGACAGGACCGGGTTGATGACCAGAGCGACGAAAAGAGATGCGAACAGGGCTATGATAACCGTAATGGGCAGATAGCTCATGAACTCGCCCATGATGCCGGGCCAGAAGATCATGGGAAAAAAGGCACCTACCGTGGTCAGGGTGGAGGCGATAACCGGCCATGCCACTTCGTCTGTTGCGTCACGGGCCGCCTGGATACGGGATTTTCCCATGTGCATGTGCCGGTAGATGTTTTCCACGACCACAATGCCGTTATCCACGAGCATGCCGAGGCTGAGGATGAGTGAGAACAGAACGACCATGTTCAGGGTGATGGAGACAATGTCCAGTACACTGAAGGTGATAAGCATGGATAACGGGATCGCCAACGACACAAACAGGGCGGAGCGTCCGCCGATAAAGGCGAAGACCACGACCAGCACCAGCAAGAGTCCGGTGATGATATTGTTCTGGAGATCGGCGACCATGTTGCGGATGTCATCTGACTTGTCAGCGGTCAGGTCGATGGCAAGGGTGGGCGGTAGAATTTCCCGCTCTTGGTCGATGATGCGTTTCACTGCGTCGTTGATCTCGATGATGTTCTCACCGGCCCGTTTCTTGACCTCAATGGTGACGGACTGCTTGCCGTTGAATCGGCTGATGGACGTCGGGTCCTTGTAGTGGTCGCGAATGGTGGCAATGTCCCGCAGGTAGACAGGTCTGCCGTCCTGTGAGTGAACGACAATCCGGTCTATCTCGTCCGGGGTTTTGAAGTCGGCAGGCACACGGACAAGGTATTTTGCCTGACCGATTTCCACGGAGCCACCGGGCGTGTTGACGTTGGCATTGCTCACGGACTTGAGCAGGCTGGACAGCGGAATATTGTAGAAGGCCACGCGGTCCATGTCGAATTCCACATGGATTTCGCGTTCAAGACCACCGATGATCTTGGCTTCGAGAACGCCGGGAACAGATTCGATCAAGTCTTCCAGTCCTTCAGCAAAGACCTTGAGCCGTTTCAGGGTGAACGGGCCGGACAGGACCACGTTCAGAATGGGCATTTCCGAGAGGTTGACCTCATTAATGGTCGGGTCGTCAGGCAGATCCTGCGGCAGATCAGGCTTGGCCTGGTCAACCTTGTCTCGCACCTTTTGCAGAGCGTCGTCGATATCCACGCCGGGATTGAACTCAACCTTGATGATGGACACGCCGTCATCGGAGATGGATGAGATTTCCTTGGTACCTGACAATCCGGTGAGTTTGCGCTCGATGGGCATGGTGACCAGAGTCTCCATGTCCTCCGGGGCCACTCCCTCAAATGTCGTCTGCACGAAAATATAGGGAATGGTGATATCCGGGTCACTCTCCCTGGGCAGGGAGGCGTAGCTCGCAAGACCGGCTATGACGATGAAGACCAACAGCACCATGACGGTGGACTGTCGGCTGAGTGCGGCCTGATTGATTATCATTGTGCGTTCACCTTGGTGCCATCTTCAACAAGCGTGTGCCCGGATACGATGAGCTTGTCGCCGATCTTGAGACCTTTGGTTACCTGCGCGTTGTCGCCTTCGATCACGCCGATTTCTATGGTGCGAGCACGAGCCACGCCGTTTTCTTCCACATAAAGCAGCCGTTCGCCGCCCTGATTGATGATGGCGTAAAGCGGTGTCGTGACGGCATTCTTGAGGGCGCGACGTTCCAGTGATATGCGGGCGAGCATGCCGGCGCGAATAACTCCGTCAGGGTTGTCGGTGAGCACGCGGGTCTCAAAGGTCTTGGAGGCGGGGTCGGCCTTGAAGGATATGAAGTCAACCACGCCTTTCCAGATGCGGCCGGGGATCGCGTCTACCGTGACGGTCACTTCCTGCCCCTTCCTGATATAGGGGATGTCCATTTCAGGCACGTTGATGGTCGTGCGGATAATGGATGGATCAACGATGTCCACGAACATTTCACCGGCTTTCACCCGTTCGCCACGGTCCAGATACAGATGGTTGATGATACCTGAGATCGGTGCGCGGACAACGCCGTATTCAACGTTGACCTGCATTTCGCGCAGAGAGGCTTCGGAGCGGGCCAGTTCGGCTTCCATACGGTCGAATTCCTCTTTGGCCAAAACCCCTTTCTTCAGGAGTTCTCGGCGGCGGCGAAGCTGTTCCGTCACCAGTTCTTTCGTGGCTTTTGCCTGATCGAACCGTGCGCCGCTTGACGCGACGTCCAGACGGCCTATGAGGGCATTCTTTTCCACCCTGTCGCCTTCCTTGACGCCAAGCCAGATGACGGTGCCGGAACTTTCCGAGGACACGCAGACGTCGGCGTCGGGTTCGGTTGCCCCTGGAAGCGTCAGCATATCAATCATGGTGACTGGTTTGACTTCGGCGGTCACGACCCGAACGGCTTTTGATTCGATCATTTTTGCTTCGGTGGGCGTGTCGTTGCAGCCTGCAGTAACGAGTATGATCGCACACAGGGATATGAGAGCCAGATAGCGTTTAGTCATTGTGTTTCTCTTTGATGGCTTTGAGTCCGCCCAGGGCGAACGTGGTCAGAAAGTCTGTTGTAAAGTCGAGGTCTTCTTGGGTTTGCAGTGCGAATTTCGGATCATCCATGGCCATGAGGAAATAGTGCGTGGTCATGGATGTGGCAGCAATGCAGGCGTTATGAATGACTTCAGGATCTTCACAGGGAGCTATGAGCGCCTTGATGACCGGGTATATGACTTTCTCATCGAGTTCCTTGTGACACGCGAAAACCTCGGGTTTATGGTCTTCGGCTGTCAGTTCCTGCAATATGAGCCGGACACGATTCAACGTGAGCCCGTCAGGGTCGTTTTTGACGCATAACGTTCCCAGTTCAGCGTGGATATATTCACGGAATTTGTCTTCCGGTGTGCTCTTGGAGTCCATGCGTTCCCTAAGTCCCGCCTTTTCCACGAAATCTTCCATCCAGAGGGCGAGAACCTTGTAAAAAAGGTTCTGCTTGTCGCCAAAATGATAATTGATCGAGGCAACATTGACATCGGCGACTGCACAGATGTCGCGGATAGTTGTCTTTTCGAAGCCTCTTTCGCAGAAGACGTCGCTCGCTGCAAAAAGGATTTTGTTCCGTGTTGATTTTTTGCTCATGATTTCTCCAGACAATGTATTCAATCAATATTTTAAACAGTGTTTGAAGTGTCCGTATAGAGAGACTCTTTGTAGGTGTCAATAAAAAAGTTAAACACCGTTTTAATCCTTGTTCGGATCGTCCGGGGAAGGGGGGCTAAATACCTCGACGGAACGGGGTGGGGCATGCTACTGAATTCCCAAAAAAGAAAGGGGCTTTTCGGTTTCTTCCTTTTTCCCCGCCCGGCACCCTGACTATGTTGGTCAAGGCCATTTCCCACCGGGCGGTTTTTTCCCTTTGAAAACCGGGAGAGTATTATGGACAAGTTTGACAAGCAGGCCTTGCAGGTCGCCAAGGAAGTGGTGATCAAGTTTATTGAGGTCGGGCGCATTTCCCCCTCCAATTTCGGGCAGAATTTTGATGTCATCTACAAGGATGTCATGCGCACCATCACCGGGGAAACCGCCGGAGACGGATCGCGTGAAATCATTCAGGGAGAAGAGGACGAGTAGATGCCCAAGCCTGAATGTCGGTCCCACACCGGCGCAGAGACACACGCAGAACATGGTCAACGAGTGGCCGACATGTTCGGTCGTATTGCCGGATGGTATGATTTTCTCAATCACGGCCTGTCCCTGGGACAGGATATTTACTGGCGTTATCGCTTAGCCAAGGCCGCACGTCCCGAACCGGGCGGTATGGTGTTGGATCTTGCAGCCGGGACCATGGATGTTTCCGTGGAATTGCTGAGACAGTATCCGGACTGCCGGGTGGCGGCGCTGGATTTTGCTCTGCCCATGCTGGAGAACGGTAAGGTCAAGAAACTCAAGAAAGGTCGTGAGAATCAGATTTTCCCTGTCCAGGCTGATGGTCGGGCGTTGCCTTTGCCTGACGAATCCATGTCTGCTGCCACCATTGCCTTCGGCATCCGTAACATCCTGCCGCGAGAGGATGCGTACGCTGAGTTTTTCCGGGTGCTCAAGCCCGGTGCGCGGCTTTGTATTCTGGAATTTGGCACTGGTTCCAAGCGGGTGTGGAAAGGACTGTATAATTTTTATCTCGACAAACTGTTGCCGTTCATAGGGGATCGCATTTCCGGTGATCCCGGTGCGTATCGGTACCTTGCGGAGACCATCAAGAGTTTCCCGGATGAACGTTCGCTCGGCAACGAGCTGCTTTGCGCAGGTTTCGAGCGTGTCTACAATGTGCCGATGATGTCCGGTATCGTGTATCTGCATGTCGCTGAGAAACCAGGGAATGCGGTTGCGACGGCGACCCCCGAGACTGTGAAGGTTTCAAAAACGGCCGTTGCGAAGAAAAGTGCACCCAAAAAGAAAGCCGCTCCGAAAAAGACGACTGAAAAAGCGAAGAAAAAGACGGTGAAAAAGAAGAACGGCTAGGGCCGGGAACGACGCTGTAGACCTTTCATGGACAAGCGGACCGTTAAAAAGATAAAGAGCGACCGAAGGAAATGACCAGCAGGCCGAGAATAATGGCGGCCAAACCGATGAACCGCAGGAACTTCGGCGGTTGCTCTGCCAGTCGGATAAGCATGAGCGGCATGCGTTCGGCAAAGAGAAAATAGGGGATGCCTTCAAAAACCAGGGCCAACCCCACTGCAAGGATAAGAAGTGACCAGTCGATGTTCATGGTGCATAGATAGCCACAGAACACCGCCTGTGTCTACCCGAACGGGATAACGGAGAGTGATGAGCATGATTTCTTTTGAACAGTTGAAGAGCAAAACCGATAGTCTCGCCATTGTCGGTCTGGGCTATGTAGGATTGCCTTTGGCCGTAGCTTTGGGCCGTCACTTCAATGTCATCGGTGTTGACGTTTCCGAAAAGCGCGTAGCAGAACTGAACCAGCGTATCGACCGGACCAATGAGGTGGATTTTTCAACAGTCGGCGACGATGTTGACTTGACCTTTTCCGCGAATCTGGCCGATTTGGCCAAGGCCAGGCTCATTCTGGTGGCTGTGCCCACTCCCATTGACGAGTTTCGCAGCCCGGATCTGCGTCCGGTCAAGGGTGCGAGCGCGTCCGTGGGCAAATATCTCCAGCCTGGTTCCGTGGTGGTCTATGAATCCACGGTCTATCCCGGCCTGACAGAAGAAATCTGTGTGCCCATTCTGGAAGCCGAGTCCGGCCTGAAATGTGGCAAGGATTTCTGGGTCGGATATTCTCCTGAGCGCATCAATCCTGGCGATCAGGTGCACCGACTGGAGACCATCGTCAAGGTGGTGGCCGGTCAGAACGAGGAAACCGGCAAACTCCTGCAGAATGTCTACGGCACCGTGGTTGAAGCCGGAACCCATCTGGCCCCGGATATCCGTACGGCGGAAGCTGCCAAGGTTATCGAGAATACCCAGCGCGATCTGAACATTGCGCTTATGAACGAACTCTCCCTGATTTTCGATGCCATGGGTATCGATACGCTGGACGTGCTTGAGGCTGCCGGAACCAAATGGAATTTCCTGCCCTTCCGGCCTGGCCTGGTCGGCGGTCACTGCATCGGCGTGGACCCGTATTATCTGACCTTCAAGGCCGAAGCCATGGGGTACCATCCCCACGTTATTCTGGCTGGTCGCGAAATCAACGACAATATGGGCAAGTTCGTTGCCGAGTCCACCATCAAACGGCTCATCAAGAATGACTGCAAGATCAAGGGCGCGCGAATCGGCGTACTCGGTCTGACGTTCAAGGAGAATGTTCCCGACCTGCGTAATACGCGGGTGGTGGATGTCATTGAAGAGTTGCGCGATTACGGTGTGGATGTTCTTGTGCATGATGCCGAGGCGGATCACGTCGAGGCCCGCGAGGTGCTGGGCATTGAATTGTGTGCAATGGACGAAATGCGGAATCTGGATGCTCTGGTTCTGGCCGTGTCTCATGATGAGTACAAGACCATTCCGGTCAAGGACTTGAAAGGGTGGTTTGCCAATCCTGATACGGCACTGATTGTGGACGTGAAAGGATTCTTCGACCGTGCTGAACTTGAAGCCGAAGATGTTGCCTACTGGCGACTGTAAGGATACCGCATGATTCTTGTTATGACCGCGACGCCCAATGAAATGAAAGCCGCTTTCCCTGATGCTCCCAAAGTGGCCCAGGGCGAGGTGGCTGAGTACAATTTCAAAGGGCGTTCCCTGCTTCTTTCCGTGACCGGCGTGGGACTGGTCAATACCGCTCTGGCGACCGGGGCACTTCTGGAGCGGAGCGATGTGAAAGGCGTGGTGAATCTCGGTATTGCCGGGGCTTACGATGTAGAAGAATTTCCCCTGCTGTCCACCTGCTATTGCTGGCAGGAAACGTGGCCCGAATACGGGCTGCTTGATGACGAGGGTGGCGTTGATCCCAAGGGAATCGGTTTCCCACAGGGAGAAGTGAACGGCCAGACCGTCTGGAATCGGGTCAAATTGAACCCGGTCAACGATGCCGAGGCCATGGGATTGACCTTGGGGGACAAGTGGCTGCGTGCCTCTTCCGTCACCATCAGCGGTGTGACCGGCACCCCGGAACGGGCTGGATGGCTCAAGCTGTCCTGCAACGCCAATATGGAAAACATGGAAGGATTCGGTTTGGCGTATGGCGTGTTGCAGAAGGGGCTGCCCTTTCTGGAAGTGAGGACCATATCCAATCTGGTCGCATCCCGTGAGGCTGAAGACTGGGAATTAAAAGGGGCGCTCAAGCGGCTCGGCGAGGC
The genomic region above belongs to uncultured Pseudodesulfovibrio sp. and contains:
- a CDS encoding ubiquinone/menaquinone biosynthesis methyltransferase, giving the protein MPKPECRSHTGAETHAEHGQRVADMFGRIAGWYDFLNHGLSLGQDIYWRYRLAKAARPEPGGMVLDLAAGTMDVSVELLRQYPDCRVAALDFALPMLENGKVKKLKKGRENQIFPVQADGRALPLPDESMSAATIAFGIRNILPREDAYAEFFRVLKPGARLCILEFGTGSKRVWKGLYNFYLDKLLPFIGDRISGDPGAYRYLAETIKSFPDERSLGNELLCAGFERVYNVPMMSGIVYLHVAEKPGNAVATATPETVKVSKTAVAKKSAPKKKAAPKKTTEKAKKKTVKKKNG
- a CDS encoding nucleotide sugar dehydrogenase; this translates as MSMISFEQLKSKTDSLAIVGLGYVGLPLAVALGRHFNVIGVDVSEKRVAELNQRIDRTNEVDFSTVGDDVDLTFSANLADLAKARLILVAVPTPIDEFRSPDLRPVKGASASVGKYLQPGSVVVYESTVYPGLTEEICVPILEAESGLKCGKDFWVGYSPERINPGDQVHRLETIVKVVAGQNEETGKLLQNVYGTVVEAGTHLAPDIRTAEAAKVIENTQRDLNIALMNELSLIFDAMGIDTLDVLEAAGTKWNFLPFRPGLVGGHCIGVDPYYLTFKAEAMGYHPHVILAGREINDNMGKFVAESTIKRLIKNDCKIKGARIGVLGLTFKENVPDLRNTRVVDVIEELRDYGVDVLVHDAEADHVEAREVLGIELCAMDEMRNLDALVLAVSHDEYKTIPVKDLKGWFANPDTALIVDVKGFFDRAELEAEDVAYWRL
- a CDS encoding efflux RND transporter permease subunit; protein product: MIINQAALSRQSTVMVLLVFIVIAGLASYASLPRESDPDITIPYIFVQTTFEGVAPEDMETLVTMPIERKLTGLSGTKEISSISDDGVSIIKVEFNPGVDIDDALQKVRDKVDQAKPDLPQDLPDDPTINEVNLSEMPILNVVLSGPFTLKRLKVFAEGLEDLIESVPGVLEAKIIGGLEREIHVEFDMDRVAFYNIPLSSLLKSVSNANVNTPGGSVEIGQAKYLVRVPADFKTPDEIDRIVVHSQDGRPVYLRDIATIRDHYKDPTSISRFNGKQSVTIEVKKRAGENIIEINDAVKRIIDQEREILPPTLAIDLTADKSDDIRNMVADLQNNIITGLLLVLVVVFAFIGGRSALFVSLAIPLSMLITFSVLDIVSITLNMVVLFSLILSLGMLVDNGIVVVENIYRHMHMGKSRIQAARDATDEVAWPVIASTLTTVGAFFPMIFWPGIMGEFMSYLPITVIIALFASLFVALVINPVLSAKFQGIPKTGDNVKPSAIDRMMERFKDLYRPILEWSLDHRLTVLGLSFGFLVASVMAFGAFGKGVEFLPDTEPQRTDVKIKAPVGTNLDASDAIVRVVEDIAKDYNDIEYIIANTGESGSSDEIGTHYSLVKLDFVDIQDRSRPSSEVTNEIRDKLQAAIRGVEIQAESEKMGPPTGDPVNLEIYGTDLRKLGALAGAIKHAIRDVPGMVDLKDNYVAAKPEIRVDVDKEKAALLGLDAYTISQAVKTAINGLKVGVYREGKDEYDIVARLPKKDRDSLEDIKRITVSGPNGEPIPITSLCTVTLGGGLGGINRIDQKRVVTLSADVSGRLAEEVIADIETRLAKFEFPRGYSYQFTGEQEEQRKASTFLETAFTAALFLIFIVLVTQFNSISTPFIILTAVILSLGGVMVGLLVTGTAFGVIMTGVGVLSLAGVVVNNAIVLIDYYEQLKMRGVEARDAIIEAGLTRFRPVLLTAITTVLGLVPMATGVSFDFINFRLDMGSESSQWWGPMAVAVIFGLGIATILTLVVVPCLCSLQESYKSKREMAEQ
- a CDS encoding efflux RND transporter periplasmic adaptor subunit, giving the protein MTKRYLALISLCAIILVTAGCNDTPTEAKMIESKAVRVVTAEVKPVTMIDMLTLPGATEPDADVCVSSESSGTVIWLGVKEGDRVEKNALIGRLDVASSGARFDQAKATKELVTEQLRRRRELLKKGVLAKEEFDRMEAELARSEASLREMQVNVEYGVVRAPISGIINHLYLDRGERVKAGEMFVDIVDPSIIRTTINVPEMDIPYIRKGQEVTVTVDAIPGRIWKGVVDFISFKADPASKTFETRVLTDNPDGVIRAGMLARISLERRALKNAVTTPLYAIINQGGERLLYVEENGVARARTIEIGVIEGDNAQVTKGLKIGDKLIVSGHTLVEDGTKVNAQ
- the mqnB gene encoding futalosine hydrolase; the protein is MILVMTATPNEMKAAFPDAPKVAQGEVAEYNFKGRSLLLSVTGVGLVNTALATGALLERSDVKGVVNLGIAGAYDVEEFPLLSTCYCWQETWPEYGLLDDEGGVDPKGIGFPQGEVNGQTVWNRVKLNPVNDAEAMGLTLGDKWLRASSVTISGVTGTPERAGWLKLSCNANMENMEGFGLAYGVLQKGLPFLEVRTISNLVASREAEDWELKGALKRLGEAADTLFTA
- a CDS encoding TetR/AcrR family transcriptional regulator, with translation MSKKSTRNKILFAASDVFCERGFEKTTIRDICAVADVNVASINYHFGDKQNLFYKVLALWMEDFVEKAGLRERMDSKSTPEDKFREYIHAELGTLCVKNDPDGLTLNRVRLILQELTAEDHKPEVFACHKELDEKVIYPVIKALIAPCEDPEVIHNACIAATSMTTHYFLMAMDDPKFALQTQEDLDFTTDFLTTFALGGLKAIKEKHND
- a CDS encoding DUF2065 domain-containing protein encodes the protein MNIDWSLLILAVGLALVFEGIPYFLFAERMPLMLIRLAEQPPKFLRFIGLAAIILGLLVISFGRSLSF